In one Pseudomonas fitomaticsae genomic region, the following are encoded:
- a CDS encoding ABC transporter ATP-binding protein produces MSDPADDTPAVKRVDRLSWAEVRRLALHHKKSLWIANGVAVLATLCSVPIPLLLPLLVDEVLLGHGDAALKVMNHVLPSMWQQAAGYIGLMLVVTLTLRCSALCFGVLQARLFARLAKDIVYRIRVRLIERLKRISLGEYESLGSGTVTTHLVTDLDTLDKFVGETLSRFLVAMLTLVGTASILMWMHWKLALLILLFNPLVIYATVQLGKRVKHLKKLENDSTSRFTQALSETLDAIQEVRAGNRQGFFLGRLGLRAQEVRNYAVNSQWKTDASNRASGLLFQFGIDIFRAAAMLTVLFSDLSIGQMLAVFSYLWFMIGPVEQLLNLQYAYYAAGGALSRINELLARADEPQYPGGVDPFKGRDTVGIQVQGLSFGYGDELVLDQLNLSIAPGEKVAIVGASGGGKSTLVQLLLGLYTPLAGAIRFGGSTQQEIGLETVRENVAVVLQHPALFNDTVRANLTMGRTRSDEACWQALEIAQLESTIRALPDGLDSIVGRSGVRLSGGQRQRLAIARMILAEPKVVILDEATSALDAATEYNLHQAMARFLHGRTTLIIAHRLSAVKQADRVLVFDGGQVAEDGDHQQLIADGGLYAKLYGHLQRL; encoded by the coding sequence GTGTCTGACCCGGCCGATGACACGCCAGCCGTCAAGCGTGTCGACCGGCTGAGCTGGGCTGAAGTCCGGCGACTGGCACTTCATCACAAAAAATCCCTGTGGATCGCCAACGGCGTGGCCGTACTGGCGACGCTGTGCAGCGTGCCGATTCCGTTGCTGCTGCCGTTGCTGGTGGACGAAGTCCTGCTCGGCCACGGCGATGCCGCGCTGAAAGTCATGAACCACGTGCTGCCCTCGATGTGGCAGCAAGCGGCGGGCTACATCGGCCTGATGCTGGTGGTGACGCTGACCCTGCGCTGCAGCGCCCTGTGTTTTGGCGTGTTGCAGGCGCGGTTGTTTGCGCGGCTGGCCAAGGACATCGTTTATCGCATTCGCGTGCGGCTGATCGAGCGTCTGAAACGGATCTCCCTCGGTGAATACGAAAGCCTGGGCAGCGGCACGGTCACCACGCACCTCGTCACCGACCTCGATACCCTCGACAAGTTTGTCGGCGAAACCCTCAGCCGTTTCCTGGTGGCGATGCTGACCCTGGTCGGCACCGCCAGCATCCTGATGTGGATGCACTGGAAACTGGCGCTGCTGATCCTGCTGTTCAATCCGCTGGTGATCTACGCCACGGTGCAGTTGGGCAAACGGGTCAAGCATCTGAAGAAACTGGAGAACGACAGCACCTCGCGCTTCACCCAGGCGCTGAGCGAAACCCTCGATGCGATCCAGGAAGTGCGCGCCGGCAACCGGCAGGGCTTCTTCCTCGGACGCCTCGGCCTGCGGGCTCAGGAAGTGCGCAACTACGCGGTCAACTCGCAGTGGAAGACCGACGCCTCGAACCGCGCCAGTGGTCTGCTGTTCCAGTTCGGCATCGACATCTTTCGCGCGGCGGCCATGTTGACGGTGTTGTTCTCCGACCTGTCGATCGGCCAGATGCTCGCGGTGTTCAGCTACCTGTGGTTCATGATCGGCCCGGTCGAACAGCTGCTGAACCTGCAATACGCTTATTACGCGGCGGGCGGTGCGCTGTCGCGGATCAACGAACTGCTGGCCCGCGCCGACGAGCCGCAATACCCCGGCGGCGTCGACCCGTTCAAGGGCCGCGATACGGTCGGGATTCAGGTGCAGGGTCTGAGCTTTGGTTATGGCGACGAACTGGTGCTGGATCAGTTGAACCTGTCCATCGCCCCCGGCGAGAAAGTGGCGATTGTCGGCGCCAGCGGCGGCGGCAAAAGTACCCTCGTGCAATTGCTGCTGGGCCTGTACACACCGCTGGCCGGGGCGATCCGTTTCGGTGGATCGACCCAGCAGGAAATCGGCCTGGAAACAGTTCGGGAAAACGTCGCGGTGGTGCTGCAGCATCCGGCGCTGTTCAACGACACCGTGCGCGCCAACCTGACCATGGGTCGTACCCGCAGTGACGAAGCCTGTTGGCAGGCACTGGAAATCGCCCAGCTCGAATCGACCATCCGCGCCTTGCCGGACGGCCTGGACAGTATCGTCGGCCGCTCCGGCGTGCGTCTGTCCGGCGGTCAGCGGCAACGTCTGGCCATCGCGCGGATGATCCTCGCCGAGCCGAAAGTGGTGATCCTCGACGAGGCCACGTCAGCCCTCGACGCCGCCACCGAATACAACCTGCACCAGGCCATGGCGCGGTTCCTCCATGGCCGCACCACGTTGATCATTGCCCACCGGCTGTCAGCGGTGAAGCAGGCGGACCGGGTGCTGGTGTTCGACGGCGGGCAGGTTGCCGAGGATGGCGACCATCAGCAATTGATTGCCGATGGTGGTTTGTACGCCAAGCTGTATGGGCATTTGCAGCGGTTGTAG
- a CDS encoding DsbA family protein has protein sequence MCSWCWGFAPVAKALVEQAQAAGVELHLVVGGLRTGSGAALEPTTRRYILEHWQAVTEATGQPFKLEGALPDGFVYDTEPACRAIVTARSLAPDCAWKLVGLIQHAFYAEGRDVTQASVLVELAEKAGVPRIEFAALFDHADQHKATQADFSWVQDLGIAGFPTLLAERNGQLALLTNGYQPLSELSPLLGRWLERAACV, from the coding sequence ATGTGTTCGTGGTGCTGGGGATTTGCCCCGGTGGCCAAGGCATTGGTGGAGCAGGCGCAGGCAGCCGGGGTGGAACTGCACCTGGTGGTCGGCGGGTTGCGCACCGGAAGCGGTGCGGCGCTGGAGCCGACCACCCGGCGCTACATTCTCGAACACTGGCAGGCGGTCACCGAGGCCACCGGCCAGCCGTTCAAGCTGGAAGGCGCGTTGCCGGACGGCTTTGTCTACGACACCGAGCCTGCCTGCCGGGCCATCGTCACCGCGCGCAGCCTGGCGCCGGATTGCGCTTGGAAACTCGTCGGGTTGATCCAGCACGCGTTTTACGCTGAAGGTCGCGATGTCACCCAGGCCAGCGTTCTGGTGGAGCTGGCGGAGAAGGCCGGCGTGCCGCGCATCGAATTCGCCGCCCTGTTTGATCATGCCGATCAACACAAGGCGACCCAGGCCGATTTCAGTTGGGTGCAGGATCTGGGCATCGCCGGATTCCCGACCCTGCTCGCCGAGCGCAACGGCCAACTGGCGTTGCTGACCAATGGTTACCAGCCGCTCAGTGAACTGTCACCGTTGCTCGGTCGATGGCTGGAGCGCGCGGCCTGTGTCTGA
- the trhO gene encoding oxygen-dependent tRNA uridine(34) hydroxylase TrhO produces the protein MTQPIVVAALYKFVTLEDYVNLREPLLQAMVDNGIKGTLLIAEEGINGTVSGSREGIDGLLAWLRNDPRMVDIDHKESYCDEQPFYRTKVKLKKEIVTLGVEGVDPNKKVGTYVEPQDWNALISDPEVLLIDTRNDYEVSIGTFEGAIDPKTTSFREFPDYIKEHFDPAVHKKVAMFCTGGIRCEKASSYMLGEGFEEVYHLKGGILKYLEEVPQEETKWQGDCFVFDNRVTVRHDLSEGDYDQCHACRTPVSVEDRASEHYVAGISCPHCWDTLSEKTRRSAIDRQKQIELAKARNMPHPIGYNYKQASSEA, from the coding sequence ATGACACAACCGATTGTCGTGGCGGCACTGTACAAGTTCGTCACCCTCGAAGATTACGTCAACCTGCGCGAGCCGCTGCTGCAAGCGATGGTCGACAACGGCATCAAAGGCACCCTGCTGATCGCCGAAGAAGGCATCAACGGTACGGTTTCCGGCAGCCGTGAAGGCATCGATGGCCTGCTGGCCTGGCTGCGCAACGATCCGCGCATGGTCGACATCGATCACAAGGAATCGTACTGCGACGAGCAGCCGTTCTATCGCACCAAGGTCAAGCTCAAGAAAGAGATCGTGACCCTGGGCGTCGAAGGCGTCGACCCGAACAAGAAAGTCGGCACCTACGTCGAGCCGCAGGACTGGAACGCGCTGATCAGCGACCCGGAAGTGCTGCTGATCGACACCCGCAATGATTACGAAGTCTCGATCGGCACCTTCGAAGGCGCCATCGATCCGAAAACCACCAGTTTTCGCGAATTCCCCGACTACATCAAAGAACACTTCGATCCGGCCGTGCACAAGAAGGTCGCGATGTTCTGCACCGGTGGCATCCGCTGCGAAAAAGCCTCGAGCTACATGCTCGGCGAAGGTTTCGAAGAGGTTTACCACCTCAAGGGCGGCATCCTGAAGTATCTCGAAGAGGTGCCGCAGGAAGAAACCAAATGGCAGGGCGACTGCTTCGTGTTCGACAACCGCGTGACCGTGCGCCATGACCTGAGCGAAGGCGACTACGATCAGTGCCATGCCTGCCGCACCCCGGTCAGCGTCGAGGATCGCGCCTCCGAGCATTACGTGGCCGGTATCAGCTGCCCGCACTGCTGGGACACCCTGAGCGAGAAGACCCGCCGCAGTGCCATCGACCGCCAGAAACAGATCGAACTGGCAAAAGCGCGCAACATGCCGCATCCGATCGGCTACAACTATAAGCAAGCATCCTCCGAGGCTTAA
- a CDS encoding BolA family protein, which produces MTMQQRIESTLALLQPEHLQVLDESHMHSRGLQTHFKAVVVSAQFEGLNRVKRHQKVYGTLGELMGEFHALALHTYTPQEWAETGVAPASPTCAGGSKH; this is translated from the coding sequence ATGACCATGCAACAACGCATCGAATCGACGCTGGCGCTGCTTCAGCCTGAGCATCTGCAGGTGCTGGACGAAAGCCACATGCACAGTCGCGGGTTGCAGACCCACTTCAAGGCAGTGGTGGTCAGCGCGCAGTTCGAAGGCCTGAACCGGGTCAAGCGCCACCAGAAAGTCTACGGCACGCTCGGCGAGCTGATGGGCGAGTTCCATGCGTTGGCGCTGCACACCTACACCCCGCAGGAATGGGCAGAGACAGGCGTCGCTCCGGCGTCGCCGACCTGTGCCGGCGGCAGCAAGCATTGA
- a CDS encoding DUF2059 domain-containing protein has product MTRLRAICTAVALVCASGQVFADTASHNASAETFLTLAHADKLGTPVYMQVQQMFAQRFEQTKAPESKKAVLDTYQAKANAALDQAIGWNKLKPDMVKLYTSNFSEQELKDLVAFYQSPLGKKVLEKMPQLTQQSAQMTQAKLESAVPVVNKLLDDMTNELAPKGAAPAKKK; this is encoded by the coding sequence ATGACTCGTCTTCGTGCCATCTGCACCGCGGTTGCCCTGGTTTGCGCCAGCGGCCAGGTGTTTGCCGATACCGCCAGCCACAACGCCAGTGCCGAAACTTTCCTGACCCTGGCGCACGCTGACAAGCTGGGCACTCCGGTGTACATGCAGGTTCAGCAGATGTTCGCCCAGCGTTTTGAACAGACCAAGGCGCCGGAATCCAAGAAAGCCGTACTGGATACCTACCAGGCCAAGGCCAACGCCGCCCTGGACCAGGCCATCGGCTGGAACAAGCTGAAGCCGGACATGGTCAAGCTCTACACCAGCAACTTCAGCGAACAGGAATTGAAAGATCTGGTCGCGTTCTACCAGTCGCCACTGGGCAAGAAAGTCCTGGAAAAAATGCCGCAGCTGACCCAGCAATCGGCCCAGATGACCCAGGCCAAACTGGAAAGCGCCGTACCGGTGGTCAACAAGCTGCTGGACGACATGACCAACGAGCTGGCACCGAAAGGCGCGGCTCCGGCCAAGAAGAAGTAA
- a CDS encoding class II fumarate hydratase, with the protein MSRIETDSLGQIEVPDDAYWGAQTQRSLINFAIGQERMPLPVLHALALIKKAAARVNDRNGDLPADIARLIEQAADEVLDGQHDDQFPLVVWQTGSGTQSNMNANEVIAGRANELAGNPRGGKTPVHPNDHVNRSQSSNDCFPTAMSIATAQAVQTQLLPAIAELSGGLAELSARHMKLVKTGRTHMMDATPITFGQEISGFIAQLDYAERAIRAALPAVCELAQGGTAVGTGLNSPHGFGEAIAAELAALSGLPFVTAPNKFAALAGHEPLTTLSGALKTLAVALMKIANDLRLLGSGPRAGFAEVRLPANEPGSSIMPGKVNPTQCEALSMLACQVLGNDVAIGFAASQGHLQLNVFKPVIIHNLLQSIRLLADGCSNFQQHCIAGLEPDAEVMAKHLERGLMLVTALNPHIGYDKSAEIAKKAYSEGKTLREAALELGYLTDEEFDAWVRPENMIEAGAKG; encoded by the coding sequence ATGAGCCGTATCGAAACCGACAGCCTGGGCCAGATCGAGGTCCCGGACGACGCTTACTGGGGCGCTCAGACGCAACGCTCGTTGATCAACTTCGCCATCGGCCAGGAACGCATGCCATTGCCGGTACTGCACGCCCTGGCCCTGATCAAGAAAGCCGCGGCCCGGGTCAACGACCGCAACGGCGACCTGCCCGCCGACATCGCCCGCCTGATCGAGCAGGCCGCCGACGAAGTGCTCGACGGCCAGCACGACGACCAGTTTCCGCTGGTGGTCTGGCAAACCGGCAGCGGCACCCAGAGCAACATGAACGCCAACGAAGTGATTGCCGGGCGCGCCAACGAACTGGCCGGCAACCCGCGCGGCGGCAAGACGCCGGTGCACCCCAACGATCACGTCAACCGCTCGCAGAGTTCCAACGACTGCTTCCCCACTGCGATGAGCATCGCCACCGCGCAAGCGGTGCAGACTCAACTGCTGCCAGCCATTGCCGAGCTGTCGGGTGGTCTGGCCGAGCTGTCGGCGCGGCACATGAAACTGGTGAAGACCGGCCGCACCCACATGATGGACGCCACGCCGATCACCTTCGGCCAGGAGATTTCCGGTTTCATAGCGCAGCTGGATTATGCCGAACGGGCAATTCGCGCGGCGCTGCCGGCAGTCTGCGAACTGGCACAGGGCGGCACCGCCGTCGGCACCGGCCTCAACTCGCCCCATGGGTTCGGCGAAGCGATTGCAGCTGAACTCGCGGCGTTGTCCGGTCTGCCGTTCGTCACCGCACCGAACAAGTTCGCCGCCCTCGCCGGCCATGAGCCGTTGACCACGCTGTCCGGCGCTTTGAAAACCCTCGCCGTGGCGCTGATGAAAATCGCCAACGACCTGCGCCTGCTGGGCTCTGGCCCTCGCGCAGGATTTGCCGAAGTGCGCCTGCCGGCCAACGAGCCAGGCAGTTCGATCATGCCCGGCAAGGTCAACCCGACCCAGTGCGAGGCGTTGTCGATGCTCGCCTGTCAGGTGCTGGGCAATGACGTGGCAATCGGTTTCGCCGCCAGCCAGGGCCACCTGCAACTGAACGTGTTCAAACCGGTGATCATCCACAACCTGCTGCAATCGATCCGCCTGCTGGCCGATGGTTGCAGCAACTTCCAGCAACACTGCATCGCCGGGCTGGAACCGGATGCCGAAGTCATGGCGAAACATCTGGAACGCGGGCTGATGCTGGTGACCGCGCTGAACCCGCATATCGGCTACGACAAATCGGCGGAAATCGCCAAGAAGGCCTACAGCGAAGGCAAGACCCTGCGCGAAGCGGCGCTGGAGCTGGGTTATCTGACCGATGAGGAGTTCGATGCCTGGGTGCGGCCGGAGAACATGATCGAGGCCGGTGCCAAGGGCTGA
- a CDS encoding DMT family transporter, whose product MHVSSGRWVYGMFLALLTAFLWGILPIKLKQVLVVMDPVTVTWFRLLVSGGCLFIYLAATRRLPSRKVLGPKGGWLVLMAVLGLVGNYVLYLMGLNLLSPGTAQLVVQMGPIMLLIASLFVFKERFSIGQGIGLMVLLIGFAMFFNQRLAELLTSLSDYTAGVLLVLLASTVWTFYALGQKQLLTVWNSLQVMMVIYLFCALLLTPWVHPLEALELSPLQGWLLLACCMNTLIAYGAFAEALAHWEASRVSATLAITPLVTFGAVAVAAGVWPEYVHAEQINLLGYGGAVLVVLGSALVALGPSLIAGLKARRAKLLVG is encoded by the coding sequence ATGCACGTTTCATCGGGTCGTTGGGTGTACGGCATGTTCCTGGCGTTGTTGACGGCATTTCTCTGGGGAATCCTGCCGATCAAGCTCAAGCAGGTGCTGGTGGTGATGGACCCGGTCACGGTGACCTGGTTTCGCCTGCTGGTGTCCGGCGGCTGTCTGTTCATTTATCTGGCGGCGACCAGACGGTTGCCGAGTCGCAAGGTGCTCGGGCCGAAGGGCGGCTGGCTGGTGCTGATGGCCGTGCTCGGGCTGGTGGGCAATTATGTGCTGTACCTGATGGGCCTGAACCTGCTCAGTCCCGGCACCGCGCAACTGGTGGTGCAGATGGGGCCGATCATGTTGCTGATCGCCAGTCTCTTTGTGTTCAAGGAGCGCTTCAGCATCGGTCAGGGCATTGGTCTGATGGTGCTGCTGATCGGATTCGCAATGTTCTTCAATCAGCGTCTGGCGGAATTGCTCACGTCTTTATCTGATTACACCGCCGGCGTGTTGCTGGTGCTGTTGGCGTCGACCGTCTGGACCTTCTATGCGTTGGGGCAGAAGCAATTGCTGACGGTGTGGAATTCGCTGCAGGTGATGATGGTGATCTATCTGTTCTGCGCTTTGCTGCTGACGCCGTGGGTTCATCCGCTCGAGGCGCTGGAGTTGAGCCCGTTGCAGGGCTGGCTGCTGCTGGCGTGCTGCATGAACACCCTGATCGCCTATGGCGCGTTTGCCGAGGCGCTGGCGCATTGGGAGGCCTCGCGGGTCAGTGCGACGCTCGCGATCACGCCGTTGGTGACGTTCGGTGCGGTGGCCGTGGCGGCGGGGGTGTGGCCGGAATATGTGCATGCCGAGCAGATCAATCTGCTGGGGTATGGCGGGGCGGTGCTGGTGGTGCTGGGTTCGGCACTGGTGGCGCTGGGTCCTTCGCTGATTGCCGGGCTCAAGGCCCGGCGGGCGAAACTGTTGGTCGGATGA
- a CDS encoding DUF6316 family protein encodes MLGMRAQDTAPATHFRSDRVCRVNGELYFSTRENTLEGPFDSPEKAEQEIKAYIERMRLMDSNR; translated from the coding sequence ATGTTAGGCATGCGCGCCCAGGACACCGCCCCCGCCACGCACTTTCGCAGCGACCGCGTGTGCCGGGTCAACGGCGAATTGTATTTCAGCACCCGGGAAAACACCCTCGAAGGGCCGTTCGACAGCCCCGAGAAAGCCGAGCAGGAAATAAAGGCTTACATCGAGCGTATGCGACTGATGGATTCCAACAGATAA
- a CDS encoding thiolase family protein, with amino-acid sequence MREVVIVDSVRTGLAKSFRGKFNQTRPDDMAAHCVNALLSRNDIDPASVEDCIVGAGSNEGAQGYNIGRNVAVLSQLGTGTAGMTLNRFCSSGLQAIAIAANQIASGCSDIIVAGGVESISLTLKSVNTDHLINPLLKQQTPGIYYTMGQTAEVVARRYGVSREAQDRYSLQSQIRTAQAQAAGLFNDEIVPMAVKYRVEDKNSGEVQILDGIVDRDDCNRPDTTYESLAGLKPVFAEDGSVTAGNSSQLSDGASMTLVMSLEKALQLGLKPKAFFRGFTVAGCEPDEMGIGPVFSVPKLLKAKGLQVADIDLWELNEAFASQCLYARDRLEIDNEKYNVNGGSISIGHPFGMTGSRQVGHLVRELQRRNLRYGIVTMCVGGGMGATGLFEAVR; translated from the coding sequence ATGCGTGAAGTGGTGATCGTCGACAGCGTACGGACCGGCCTGGCCAAGTCCTTTCGCGGCAAGTTCAACCAGACCCGTCCCGATGACATGGCGGCCCATTGCGTCAATGCGTTGCTCTCGCGCAACGACATCGACCCGGCCAGCGTCGAGGACTGCATCGTCGGCGCCGGCTCCAACGAAGGCGCCCAGGGCTACAACATCGGCCGCAACGTGGCGGTGCTCTCGCAATTGGGCACCGGCACCGCCGGCATGACCCTCAACCGTTTCTGTTCGTCGGGTTTGCAGGCGATCGCGATTGCCGCCAACCAGATCGCTTCGGGTTGCAGCGACATCATCGTCGCCGGCGGCGTCGAGTCGATCAGCCTGACCCTGAAAAGCGTCAACACCGATCACCTGATCAACCCGTTGCTCAAGCAGCAGACCCCGGGCATCTACTACACCATGGGCCAGACCGCCGAAGTGGTGGCGCGCCGTTATGGCGTCAGTCGTGAAGCGCAGGATCGTTACTCGCTGCAAAGTCAGATCCGCACCGCCCAGGCGCAGGCAGCCGGCCTGTTCAACGATGAAATCGTGCCGATGGCGGTGAAGTACCGCGTTGAAGACAAGAACAGCGGTGAAGTGCAGATCCTCGACGGCATCGTCGATCGCGACGACTGCAACCGCCCGGACACCACTTATGAAAGCCTCGCCGGATTGAAACCGGTGTTCGCCGAGGACGGTTCGGTGACCGCCGGCAACTCGTCGCAGTTGTCCGATGGCGCCTCGATGACGCTGGTGATGAGCCTGGAAAAAGCCCTGCAACTGGGGCTCAAGCCTAAGGCGTTTTTCCGTGGGTTCACCGTGGCCGGTTGCGAGCCGGACGAAATGGGCATCGGCCCGGTGTTCTCGGTACCGAAACTGCTCAAGGCCAAAGGCTTGCAGGTGGCGGATATCGATCTGTGGGAATTGAACGAAGCGTTCGCTTCGCAGTGCCTGTATGCCCGTGATCGTCTGGAAATCGACAACGAGAAGTACAACGTCAACGGCGGCTCGATTTCCATCGGTCACCCGTTCGGTATGACCGGGTCACGGCAGGTCGGGCATCTGGTGCGCGAGTTGCAGCGGCGCAATCTGCGTTACGGAATCGTCACCATGTGCGTGGGCGGCGGGATGGGCGCGACCGGGTTGTTCGAAGCCGTACGCTAG
- the pap gene encoding polyphosphate:AMP phosphotransferase, with amino-acid sequence MFESAEIGHAIDKDTYEAAVPALREALLEAQFELQQQKRFPVIILINGIEGAGKGETVKLLNEWMDPRLIEVRTFDQQTDEELARPPAWRYWRMLPAKGRMGIFFGNWYSQMLQGRVHGLFKDPRLDQAIAGAERMEKMFCDEGALIFKFWFHLSKKQMKARLKALADDPLHSWRISPLDWQQSQTYDKFVKYGERVLRRTSRDYAPWHVIEGVDPYYRSLTVGKILLEGLQNALKRPDVHPHDVSAQPLGSSVDQLNLLDSLNLTQRLEKKDYEEQLITEQARLSGLMRDKRMRRHALVAVFEGNDAAGKGGSIRRVAAALDPRQYNIVPIAAPTEEERAQPYLWRFWRHIPARGKFTVFDRSWYGRVLVERVEGFCSTADWMRAYGEINDFEEQLADAGVIVVKFWLAIDKDTQMERFQEREEIPFKRFKITEDDWRNRDKWDAYRAAVGDMVDRTSTEIAPWTLVEANDKRWARVKVLRTINRALEEAFEKSDKRAKKHKD; translated from the coding sequence ATGTTCGAATCCGCTGAAATCGGTCACGCCATCGACAAAGACACCTACGAAGCCGCCGTGCCCGCCCTGCGTGAAGCCCTGCTTGAAGCCCAGTTCGAGTTGCAGCAGCAGAAGCGTTTCCCGGTGATCATTTTGATCAACGGCATCGAAGGCGCCGGCAAAGGCGAGACGGTGAAGTTGCTCAATGAGTGGATGGACCCGCGCCTGATCGAAGTGCGCACCTTCGATCAGCAGACTGATGAAGAGCTGGCGCGACCACCGGCCTGGCGTTACTGGCGGATGCTGCCGGCCAAGGGGCGGATGGGGATTTTCTTCGGCAACTGGTACAGCCAGATGCTGCAGGGCAGGGTGCACGGTTTGTTCAAGGATCCGCGACTGGATCAGGCGATTGCCGGCGCCGAGCGCATGGAAAAGATGTTCTGCGATGAAGGCGCGCTGATCTTCAAGTTCTGGTTCCACCTGTCCAAGAAACAGATGAAGGCGCGGCTCAAGGCGCTGGCGGATGACCCTTTGCACAGTTGGCGCATCAGCCCGCTGGACTGGCAGCAATCGCAGACCTACGACAAGTTCGTCAAATACGGCGAGCGCGTGTTGCGTCGCACCAGCCGCGATTACGCGCCGTGGCATGTCATCGAGGGTGTCGACCCGTACTACCGCAGCCTGACGGTCGGCAAGATCCTGCTCGAAGGCCTGCAAAACGCATTGAAACGACCCGATGTGCACCCGCACGATGTCAGCGCCCAGCCGCTGGGCTCGTCGGTGGATCAGTTGAACCTGCTCGACAGCCTCAACCTGACCCAGCGCCTGGAAAAGAAAGACTACGAAGAACAACTGATCACCGAACAGGCGCGACTGTCCGGCCTGATGCGTGACAAGCGCATGCGCCGGCATGCGCTGGTGGCGGTGTTCGAGGGTAACGATGCGGCGGGCAAGGGCGGCTCGATCCGGCGTGTGGCGGCGGCGCTCGATCCGCGTCAGTACAACATCGTGCCGATTGCCGCGCCGACCGAAGAGGAGCGGGCGCAGCCGTATCTGTGGCGCTTCTGGCGGCACATTCCGGCCCGGGGCAAGTTCACCGTGTTCGATCGCTCGTGGTACGGCCGGGTGCTGGTGGAGCGGGTCGAGGGCTTTTGCAGCACCGCCGACTGGATGCGTGCCTATGGCGAAATCAATGACTTCGAGGAGCAACTGGCCGATGCCGGGGTGATCGTGGTCAAGTTCTGGCTGGCCATCGACAAGGACACGCAGATGGAGCGCTTTCAGGAGCGCGAAGAAATCCCGTTCAAGCGCTTCAAGATCACCGAAGACGACTGGCGCAACCGTGACAAGTGGGACGCCTACCGCGCCGCCGTGGGCGACATGGTCGACCGCACCAGCACCGAAATCGCGCCTTGGACCCTGGTCGAGGCCAATGACAAGCGTTGGGCACGGGTCAAGGTGCTGCGCACGATCAACCGCGCGCTGGAAGAGGCTTTCGAGAAGTCCGACAAGCGAGCCAAAAAGCACAAGGACTGA